Proteins found in one Quercus robur chromosome 2, dhQueRobu3.1, whole genome shotgun sequence genomic segment:
- the LOC126698988 gene encoding uncharacterized mitochondrial protein AtMg00310-like → MLSKAGKEILIKAVAQSIPTYTMSVFQLPLKLCDELDAMYAKFWWGQVGNERKIHWQRWEKLMLSKREGGLGFRDLRAFNLSMLAKQGWRLLHDNNSLVFQCLKARYFPRTSLFDAKESPNCSFVWKSIVDVFPILKFGCCWRVGNGHSIRILGDKWIPNYPSNAPLHLVKDEVREVTIAESIDQDLHAWRSNFIMDMFEKEDVEAICRIQLS, encoded by the coding sequence ATGTTGTCTAAGGCCGGTAAGGAAATTCTTATTAAAGCAGTTGCTCAGTCTATTCCTACTTATACTATGAGTGTTTTCCAACTCCCTTTGAAACTTTGTGATGAGCTAGATGCAATGTATGCtaagttttggtggggacaggtggggaatgaaaggaaaattcattggcAAAGGTGGGAAAAATTGATGTTATCAAAGAGGGAGGGAGGATTGGGTTTTAGAGATCTAAGGGCCTTTAATTTATCAATGTTAGCTAAACAAGGGTGGAGGTTGCTGCATGATAATAATTCTTTAGTATTTCAATGCCTTAAAGCTAGATATTTTCCAAGAACTTCTCTTTTTGATGCCAAGGAGTCCCCAAATTGCTCTTTTGTTTGGAAGAGTATTGTGgatgtttttcctattttgaaGTTTGGATGTTGTTGGAGAGTTGGGAATGGCCATTCAATTCGGATTCTAGGGGATAAATGGATACCAAATTATCCATCAAATGCGCCTCTACATCTAGTGAAGGATGAAGTTCGTGAGGTGACTATTGCTGAATCAATTGACCAAGACTTGCATGCATGGAGGTCTAATTTTATCATGGATATGTTTGAAAAAGAAGATGTCGAAGCTATTTGTAGAATACAACTCAGCTGA
- the LOC126698972 gene encoding uncharacterized protein LOC126698972: MRGGVGVILQSLKRDRLKYAICLQFQMTNNEAKYEALFQGLELAKSLGAESILVQGDSQLIIEQVNGTYEAKEERMKRYLSKVKQFIKGLTTGKFHQIPREENMEADNLAKATSTDELMDDQIKV, from the coding sequence ATGCGGGGAGGAGTTGGTGTAATCCTACAATCACTCAAAAGAGATCGTCTAAAGTATGCGATATGTCTACAGTTCCAGATGACCAACAACGAAGCTAAGTATGAAGCCCTCTTCCAGGGCTTGGAGTTGGCTAAGTCACTAGGAGCAGAGTCAATTCTCGTCCAAGGAGACTCACAACTGATCATAGAACAAGTGAATGGGACATATGAAGCCAAGGAAGAACGAATGAAGAGGTATTTGAGCAAAGTCAAGCAATTTATTAAGGGATTGACAACAGGAAAGTTTCACCAGATTCCAAGGGAAGAAAACATGGAAGCTGACAACCTAGCCAAGGCAACGTCTACAGACGAGTTGATGGATGACCAAATTAAAGTTTAG
- the LOC126713705 gene encoding probable 3-hydroxyisobutyrate dehydrogenase-like 1, mitochondrial, which yields MAVALLLLRSLPTTILSIPCLTFITRSMANTTELISPSNTRVGWIGTGVMGLSMCSHLIKAGYTLTVFNRTLSKAQPLLDMGAHLAQSPHHLASQSDVVFSIVGYPSDVRSVLLDPTSGALSGLRHGGILVDMTTSEPSLAAEISAAASSKDCFSIDAPVSGGDLGAKNGRLAIFAGGDESVVKRLSPLFALLGKVNYMGATGKGQFAKLANQITIASTMVGLVEGMVYAHKAGLDVGLFLEAISSGAAGSKSLDLYGNRILKRDFEPGFYVNHFVKDLGICLKECQNMGLALPGLALAQQLYLSLKAHGEGNFGTQALILALERLNNVSLQSTTVTSS from the coding sequence atggcaGTAGCTCTTCTTTTACTCCGCTCCCTCCCCACTACCATTCTCTCCATTCCCTGCCTAACCTTCATCACTCGCTCCATGGCCAACACCACAGAGCTTATTAGCCCATCCAACACCCGTGTGGGCTGGATCGGAACCGGCGTCATGGGCCTATCCATGTGCTCCCACCTCATCAAAGCCGGCTACACTCTCACCGTCTTCAACCGCACCCTCTCCAAAGCCCAGCCCCTCCTCGACATGGGGGCCCACTTAGCCCAATCCCCTCACCACCTCGCTTCCCAATCCGACGTCGTCTTCTCAATCGTCGGCTACCCCTCCGACGTCCGCTCCGTCTTACTCGACCCTACCTCCGGTGCCCTCTCCGGCCTCCGCCACGGTGGCATACTCGTCGACATGACCACCTCCGAACCCTCCCTCGCCGCCGAGATATCCGCTGCCGCTTCCTCCAAAGACTGCTTCTCCATCGACGCACCCGTATCCGGCGGCGATCTCGGGGCTAAAAACGGAAGGTTGGCGATATTCGCCGGAGGGGACGAGTCGGTGGTGAAACGTTTGAGTCCACTTTTTGCCCTCCTTGGTAAAGTTAATTACATGGGTGCCACTGGAAAAGGTCAATTCGCGAAACTAGCGAATCAGATAACGATTGCTTCCACTATGGTAGGATTGGTGGAAGGTATGGTCTATGCTCACAAGGCTGGTCTTGATGTGGGTTTGTTTCTTGAAGCGATATCGAGTGGTGCGGCTGGGTCAAAGTCTTTGGATTTGTATGGGAATAGGATTTTGAAGAGGGATTTTGAGCCTGGGTTTTATGTAAATCACTTTGTGAAGGATTTGGGGATTTGTTTGAAGGAGTGTCAGAATATGGGTCTGGCTTTGCCTGGGTTGGCTTTGGCTCAGCAGCTTTATCTCTCACTTAAGGCTCATGGGGAAGGGAATTTTGGTACACAAGCGCTTATTTTGGCTCTGGAGCGGCTCAATAATGTTTCTCTTCAATCTACAACGGTTACTTCGTCTTAG
- the LOC126713707 gene encoding uncharacterized protein LOC126713707, which translates to MLTMYNNLTKSHTFPLAIRIYSQPRCLKLFHISKPLSFPTGFRSKPQLNPCGTKTHGNLHLMNRMNFSTCSLSRTLEMGDMAKPRSVSGGFRLRSGIQYCPLIRARCFSSSYARKSGEKNDMVRTGKCLPWLASNRAKEVKGSTKTSRSSWEESAKRLEKVSSKSSWEESAKRLEEATTMRGAHSSWKLSAENFVGKSGKLAVGSEDDRNGIDIAEDQKSGFVDLDGSFEVDNEGGEEIEAIDDPRWDKIKHRFRGMADEKAGSVKPELRRWNKQENWGRKTWKEATESTVPKMVGEGIYGVGPVLAALSARRREFYALYLQEGLDLSNNNRKKKDKKGFEKVLRMAEKIGLSVREASKHDLNMVVDNRPHQGLVLDASPLEMVKMKELEPASVEEDKGSLWIALDEVTDPQNLGAIIRSAYFFGASGVVLCAKNSAPLSGVVSKASAGALELMELRYCKNMMQFLVSSAENGWRVLGGSVAPKTVPLDEVLPGAPTILVLGSEGTGLRPLVERSCTQLIRIPGNIPMDLSTGGVNDVETAETNSGCSSEEFRSFLAVESLNVSVAAGVLLHHLIGSNYKNQCYIGDKPTDALE; encoded by the coding sequence atGCTTACAATGTATAACAATTTGACGAAGAGCCATACATTTCCCTTGGCTATTAGGATTTATTCACAACCTAGATGCCTCAAATTATTCCACATCTCAAAGCCCCTATCTTTTCCAACTGGGTTTCGTTCAAAACCCCAATTAAACCCCTGTGGGACCAAAACCCATGGAAATCTCCATTTGATGAACCGCATGAATTTTTCAACTTGTTCTCTTTCTAGGACACTGGAAATGGGTGATATGGCAAAACCCAGAAGTGTGTCCGGTGGGTTTCGGCTTCGAAGTGGAATACAGTATTGCCCTTTGATAAGAGCTAGATGTTTTTCTAGTTCCTATGCTAGGAAAAGTGGCGAAAAGAATGATATGGTAAGAACTGGAAAATGTCTTCCTTGGTTAGCATCAAATAGAGCTAAGGAAGTAAAAGGGTCTACAAAGACGAGTCGTTCTTCTTGGGAGGAATCGGCAAAGAGGTTGGAGAAAGTGAGTAGTAAGTCTTCTTGGGAGGAATCAGCAAAAAGGTTGGAGGAAGCAACAACAATGAGAGGTGCCCATTCTTCTTGGAAGTTATCTGCAGAAAATTTTGTGGGGAAAAGTGGTAAATTGGCAGTGGGGAGTGAAGATGATAGGAATGGAATAGATATAGCGGAAGATCAGAAAAGTGGTTTTGTTGATTTGGATGGAAGTTTTGAAGTAGATAatgaaggaggagaagaaattGAGGCCATTGATGATCCAAGATGGGATAAGATTAAGCATAGATTCAGGGGAATGGCAGATGAAAAGGCTGGATCTGTGAAACCTGAGTTACGGAGGTGGAATAAGCAGGAAAATTGGGGTAGAAAGACATGGAAAGAAGCTACGGAATCGACAGTACCTAAGATGGTTGGTGAAGGGATTTATGGGGTTGGTCCAGTTTTGGCTGCTTTGTCAGCTCGAAGAAGAGAATTTTATGCATTGTACCTCCAAGAAGGGTTGGATTTGAGTAATAATAACAGGAAGAAGAAGGACAAAAAagggtttgagaaagttttgAGGATGGCTGAAAAAATTGGGTTAAGTGTAAGGGAAGCATCAAAGCATGATCTCAATATGGTTGTTGATAACCGTCCCCATCAGGGTCTGGTTCTAGATGCTTCTCCATTGGAGATGGTAAAAATGAAGGAATTGGAACCTGCTTCTGTCGAGGAAGACAAAGGTTCTCTCTGGATAGCCTTGGATGAGGTCACAGATCCTCAAAATTTGGGGGCAATCATTAGGTCTGCATACTTTTTTGGAGCTTCAGGAGTGGTGTTATGTGCCAAGAATTCAGCACCATTGAGTGGTGTTGTAAGCAAAGCAAGTGCAGGTGCTCTTGAATTAATGGAGCTTAGGTATTGCAAGAATATGATGCAGTTCTTAGTTTCCTCAGCTGAAAATGGTTGGCGGGTTCTTGGAGGTTCGGTTGCACCAAAAACTGTTCCCTTGGATGAGGTTTTGCCTGGTGCACCAACAATTCTTGTTTTGGGCAGTGAGGGTACTGGGTTGAGGCCTTTAGTGGAGAGATCATGTACACAGTTGATTAGGATCCCTGGGAATATTCCTATGGATTTATCTACAGGTGGAGTTAATGATGTGGAAACTGCAGAAACAAATTCTGGGTGCTCAAGTGAAGAGTTCAGGTCCTTTCTGGCTGTGGAGAGCTTAAATGTCAGTGTTGCAGCAGGTGTGCTTCTTCATCACTTAATTGGAAGCAATTACAAGAATCAGTGCTACATAGGAGACAAGCCGACTGATGCACTTGAATGA
- the LOC126713706 gene encoding mitochondrial import inner membrane translocase subunit TIM17-2-like has translation MGTPETSREPCPDRILDDIGGAFAMGAVGGSAFHFLKGVYNSPSGARLVGGTQAVRLNAPRVGGSFAVWGGLFSAFDCTMVYLRQKEDPWNSIVAGAATGGFLSMRQGLGASARSAVFGGVLLALIEGAGIMLNRMLSGQQQMPVIIEDPQPNIPGYMGQVPGLPQAPVSAQAQPDSSSTDSGSGWLGGWWSKNKESESTSSGSETKILESFDAPPVPNFEYK, from the coding sequence aTGGGTACGCCAGAAACATCAAGAGAACCGTGTCCAGATCGCATACTAGATGACATCGGTGGCGCGTTCGCCATGGGTGCGGTGGGAGGCTCTGCTTTCCACTTCCTGAAAGGCGTCTACAACTCTCCCTCTGGTGCTCGATTAGTCGGTGGCACGCAAGCCGTGCGTCTCAACGCTCCTCGCGTCGGTGGAAGCTTCGCTGTGTGGGGTGGACTCTTCTCTGCCTTCGACTGTACCATGGTCTATCTTCGCCAAAAGGAAGACCCTTGGAACTCGATTGTGGCTGGTGCAGCCACCGGTGGCTTCCTCTCCATGCGTCAAGGTCTCGGCGCCTCCGCTCGCTCCGCCGTGTTCGGTGGAGTCCTTTTGGCTCTCATCGAAGGAGCTGGAATCATGCTTAACCGTATGCTTAGTGGTCAACAACAGATGCCTGTGATCATCGAGGACCCTCAGCCGAATATTCCTGGTTACATGGGCCAGGTACCGGGCCTGCCCCAAGCCCCAGtttcagcccaagcccaaccAGATTCTTCTTCTACGGACTCTGGTTCGGGTTGGCTTGGAGGCTGGTGGTCGAAGAACAAAGAGTCGGAATCCACCAGTAGTGGAAGCGAGACGAAGATCTTGGAGAGCTTCGATGCCCCACCGGTTCCCAACTTTGAGTACAAGTGA